The DNA segment TTTTTCAACTCGTTTAATTAGTTCATCCATGGATGTTGCTTCTAAAATGGGTTGGAGGTCATTAGGATCCTTGGCGCCTAATGCTGATAAAGAGTAAATATAGTCAATTGTCGGTGTGTCAGTATTCAGATAATATTGTTCTAAAACATGATCCAATGAATGAGAATCAACGACTTGAGGTAAAGCTTGTTTGATTATTTTCTTTTTCCACATTTCAACTAAATGTTCCCATTTTTCAAGTGAGATATTCTCATCAATTTCAGGAATCATTTCAACTTCAGCTTGAATGTACATTTTTTCTTCTGTTCCTATTTTTTCATGCAATTCAGAAATTTCTTGGTGTCCCTCTACTGAAAGGGGATCATAATTTTCAGGTTGAGTAATTGATGGTGGAATAATTCTTTTAATTTTAAATGAATTTCTTCCAATGGTTTCAATGTGCAATTGCAATCCATCAAGTTCTACATCTTCACACTTTGAAATTTTGGCAATGGTACCTATCAATTTAGGAGAGTTCCATCCATTGATAGAGTTATTTTCATCAATCAAACATACACCAAACTGGCCATCACCAAGCATGCAATCATCAACTAGTTGCTTATATCGAGGCTCAAAAATTCGAAGTGGTAGTTCTTGCCTTGGAAATAATACCAGGTCTAGTGGAAAAATGGGAATTATTTTAGTTTCAGTCAACTACTGATATTGGAATGTCTCTAGATATATGGAATACGGATTTTCTAAAAATTAAAATCCATTTTCATTGATAATCATACCTAATAGTGCAGAACGAGTATATTTTCCATATTCGGCTTGCTCAAAATATTTGGCATTTTTTGTTTTGTCAACATCAGCTGAAATTTCATCTATTCTTGGCAGTGGATGTAAAATTATGGCATCGTCTTTCATTCTTTTTAACATATCTAATCCTACAACATAACTTCCTTTAACTTTGAGATATTCTTCTTCATCAGGAAATCTCTCTTTTTGGATTCTTGTGACATAGAGAACATCAAGATCATCTAGATGTTCTTCAATGTCAGTAGTTTCAGTCAAGTCTAATCTTTTTTTAATTTCATAAGTTGAATCTGATCTTATTCTTAGTGATTCAGGAGAAATCAATCTTACATCTACATCATAATTTCCTAGTCCATGTAATAGAGAATATACTGTGCGACCATATTTTAAATCCCCTACAATTCCGATTTTTAGCCCATCAATCTTTTTCTTTTCTTTTTTGATTGTAAACAAATCTTGAATTGCTTGAGTTGGATGTTCTTCAGTTCCACTACCTGCATTGATTACTGGTTTATCAGAAATTTCAGCTGCAAATCTACTTGACCCATCCAAAGGATGACGTAAAACAAGAATATCTGAATAAATTGACATAATCCTAACAGTATCTGCAAGACTCTCACCTTTCTGAGTGGATGAAGATGTAATATCAGAAATTCCCAATGAGTTGCCACCAATTGAGGCCATAGCCGAATCAAAACTTAAACGAGTTCTGGTACTTGGTTCATAAAACAAATATCCTAATGTTTTTCCTTTACAAATTTCTCTTCTATCAAAGGGGCTCAGATTAAGGATTTTATCAGTGGATGTAAAGATAGTTTCTAATTGTTCTTTAGTATAGTCCTTAATCGAGATTATGTCTTTTTGGTAGAACTCGTTCATTCTTTCAATAATATATACAGGTGACTATACAAAGTATTCTGATGGAACAGTCCGACCTTATGGTTCGACGAATTAAGGAAGGTACTGTAATTGACCATATAGATGAAGGCAAGGGTCTTCAGGTTCTTAATGCTTTGAGAATAAACGGGGAGGATGGAAGTCTAATCACCATAGCCCTAAATGTTCCAAGTGGTAAATTCAAGAAAAAAGACATTATCAAAGTTGAAAACAAGTTTCTAAAAGACGATGACACAAACAAGCTAGCAGTCATTGCCCCAAAGGCAACAATCAACATGATTAAAGAATACAAACTTGTGGAGAAGAGAAGAGTGGCATTGCCTAATGAGATTGACAGGATTTTTAGATGTTCAAATCCTGATTGCATTACAAACAGTACAGAATACATTGAATCAGTGATGGATGTAATTGACAAGGAAGGAAGAGTTCTCAAGTGCAGATATTGTGCAAGAGTACTGGATGTTAACAAGCTAAAATACAATTAAACAAAAAATCTAAAAATTTGAAAAATATGTAGTTTGGACTATTGTCCTAAGATGATAAACATCATAACTATACCGTAGATTGCGATTGACTCGACCATACCTACGAAGATGAACACCTTTGACTGTAAAGCTGGGTTCTCACTAATGACTGCAAGACCTGCTGCACCTACTTGACCAAGACCTATTCCTGCTCCACCGGCTGCAATACCAAATGCTAAACCAGCACCTAAGAGTTTCATAGAGTCGCCACCAGATGCACCATCTTCTGCTGCAAATGCAACTCCAGTTGAACCTAGAATTGAAATTGCTGATGCTGCCAAAAGTAACATGACGATAGATTTCATTTACGATCAAGCTCCATGATATCCATATTTAAATCATGATGAGATAAGAGTCTCAAATTCGATCTAATGTTTTCTTTTTGAATGAGGTTAGATCGTCTTGGATAGATTTTACAAAATCATCATAATTTCCATCTAATTCTTTCTTTGAATTCTCAAGTAATTTTTTAATTTCTTCTTTTGCCATTATTTTCCACTTTCCATCTTTTCTTTCACTTTTTTTAACTTTGCGAATTCTTCTCTTTCCCTCTCTTCAAGAGTAGAAAGAATAAATCGAATATTATCTTTGTATTGAGGAATAATGACATTTTCAAGTGCGTTAAGTAATTTTTGTGTCTTTTCTAATGCTTTTGCAAGACTGAAAATTGAATTTTCATATTCAGCTGCTTTACAAATTTTTGGCATTAATTCTTTAATTTGTTTTGCCGCTCTATCAATTGAAGAATTTGTATCTGCAAATCCATAAGGCATTGATTTAGTATCTTTTTCAGTTACGGTTAATGCTGGAATTTTAACATCAACTACTCTTCTAACATGAACATCTACTTCCATTACAGGAGGGGTAGATTCTGCTACAGAATCAACAGTGTTAGTACCTAGTGCTAGATAAGCTTCGTTTACTGATTTGTAAATATCTTGTAATGGATCCCAAATTCCACCTCTTGCTTTAGATGCTTCTTGAATCATCTCTTCAATATTTTTTAAGAGAACTTTACGTTTATCATCTAAAATTTGTTGAACCATTGTGGCTATTTGGCTGGATTTTTTATATTTGAAAAGTTCAATTTTTGTTGCTGCAACGTTTTGTCCAAATGACATTTAGTTACTCTTCCTTGTAATATTGCTCTACGTACTTGTCTTTGATTTTAGTAATCTCATTCTTTGGTAATTTTGAGACAATCTTCCACATAAGAGTAAGTGTTTCTTCAATAGTTCTGTTCTCATCAGTTGCTTGTGTAAGGAATTCTTTTTCAAAGGTATCACCTACTTCCAAGTATTTGAGGTCAATTTCAGTAAGTCCTGCTTTACCTACAATACCTGCTAGTGCTCTTACTTCTTGTGCTCTAGAATATGCATCATAAACTTGGTTAGAAACTTCACTGTGATCTTCTCTTGTACTTCCTTCACCGATTCCGTCTTTCATCAGTCTACTAAGACTCATCAAAATATTGATTGGTGGATAAACTCCTTGTCTGAATAAATCTCTACCAACTACTATTTGTCCTTCAGTAATGTAACCGGTAAGGTCAGGTATTGGGTGGGTAATGTCATCTGATGGCATTGATAAAATTGGAACTTGTGTAACACTACCTTTTCTTCCATTAAGTTTTCCTGCTCTTTCATAAAGTGTTGAAAGGTCAGTGTAAAGATAACCAGGATATCCTTTTCTTCCAGGAACTTCCTCTCTTGCTGCACTAATTTCTCTAAGTGCTTCTGCATAGTTTGTCATATCAGTAATTACAACCAGAACGTGCATTCCTAATTCAAATGCCAAATATTCTGCCACAGTTAAAGCAACACGAGGAGTAATGATTCTTTCAATTGCAGGATCATCTGCTGTATTTAGAAATAGAACACTTCTTTTTAGTGCACCAGACTCTTCAAGACTTCGTCTGAAATATTCTGCCTCACTGTACTGCACACCAATTGCTGCAAAGACAACAGCAAAGTCGTCTTGTGTTCCAACAACACTTGCTTGTCTTGCGATTTGTGCTGCCAAAAGATTGTGAGACATACCAGAACCTGAAAAGATTGGAAGTTTTTGTCCTCTAACTAGAGTCATCAAACCATCAATTACAGATACACCAGTTTGGATGAAGTCTTTTGGGTATTCACGTTGTTCTGGATTCATTGGTTCTCCGTTAATGTCTACAAATTTATCAGCAATTGGATCTGGTAGTCCATCTTTTGGTCTTCCTAATCCATCAAATACTCTACCAAGCACCTCTTTTGATACTGGCATTTCCATAACTTTACCTACAAATTTTGCACTGGTTCCAGAGATTGATAATCCAGTTGTTCCCTCAAAAACTTGAACGATAGCTTTGCCGTTTCCTACTTCAAGAACTTTACCTAGTCTTTTTTCACCTTCAGTAGTTTCAATTTCAACAAGTTCATCAAATGCTGCATTTTCAACATCATCTACAACAACTAGAGGTCCTTTGATTTCTGCAATCTTACTGTATTGAACTCCGCCTTCTGTTGTCAATTTGATACCTTCACTCCTGAAATTGATTTGAATTGTTCTTGCATATCTTTATCTAATTGATCAAGTTTTGGCATTTCATCATCTTTGACATCCATTCTTGCCTTGAGTAAACTGCTTACTACACCTAACTCACGTATGTCAGATAATGATGCACCTTCTTTGAGTGCTTGTTGTCCCTTTTTGTAAAAGTCAACACACAATTTCATTAATTTGAATTGTTTTTCTGGACTACAATAAGTATCAACATCATCAAATGAGTTTTGTTGTAACAAAGCAATCTTTACCATTCTTGCAACTTCAAGAATTAATTTTTCTTCATCAGGTAATGCTTCAGGACCTAAGAGTCTGACAATTTCTTTTAGTGTATCTTCTCTTTGTAAAACACCATAAGTTTCACTTCTAATGCTAAACCAATCTTCACTAATGTTTTCACTCCACCATTTTGCAATATCTGCAAGATAACCCGAATAGCTGTTCATCCAGTTAATTGATGGGTAGTGTCTAGAGTATGCGAGTTTTGCATCCAATGCCCAGAAAGTTTTGATAAATCTCATTGTGTGGGTTGTGACTGGTTCTGTAAAGTCACCGCCAGATGGAGATACAGCACCAATCAAAGTAACTGAGCCATCACGTTCTGGACTACCAGTTGCTTGAACACGACCTGCTCTTTCATAAAATTCTGCTAATCTAGATGCTAAATATGATGGATAACCTTCTTCTGCAGGCATCTCTTCTAATCTACCACTCATTTCTCTGAGTGATTCAGCCCATCTGCTTGTTGAATCTGCTACAAGTACAACGTCTTTACCCATATCTCTGTAATATTCTGCAATCGTGACACCAGTGTAGATACTTGCTTCTCTTGCTGCTACTGGCATGTTACTAGTATTTGCTACTAGGACAGTTCTATCCATTAATGGTTTTCCACTACGTGGATCTTTGAGATGTGGGAATTCAACTAATACTTCAGTCATTTCATTTCCTCTTTCACCACAACCAATGTAAACAACAACTTGAGAATCAGCCCATTTTGCAATTTGGTGCAATGTTACAGTCTTTCCTGTTCCAAATGCTCCAGGAATTGAACCAGTTCCTCCTTTTGCAATTGGGAAGAATGTGTCGATTACACGTTGTCCAGTTAAAAGTGGGACAGTTGGATCATATCTCTTATTGTAAGGACGTGGTTTTCGTACAGGCCATCTATGATACATTTTAACTTGAATTGATTGTCCATCTTTTTCAGTAGTAGCTAGTACAGTTTCTAAGTCATAATCGCCTTCTGATACAATGTTTGAAATTTTTCCACCTGCATGATCTGGTGGAAGCATAATAGAGTGTTCGATAAGATCAGTTTCTTGAACAGTTCCAATAATATTTCCTGCAGATACTTCATCTCCATTATTTACTGTTGGGACAAAGTGATATTTTTTTGTCATATCTACAGCAGATGTTGTAATACCCCTTCCGATGAAGGAACCAGATGCTTTAGATAGTTCTCTTAGTGGTCTTTGAATTCCATCATAAAGTTGTCCAATAATTCCAGGACCCAATAATACACTGAGTGGGTTTCCAGTACCTACTACAGGCTCACCAGGTTTTAATCCACTTGTTGATTCGTATACTTGAATAAATGCTACATCTCCAGTAAGTCGAATAACCTCACCTACTAATTTTGAATTTCCTACTGTAACAGTTTCATACATTTTTGCATCAGACATACCGTCTGCTCTTACAGCTGGGCCACTTACCCAAACAATTCTACCTTGAGCTGCCATTTTCTAATTTCCCACTCCGAATTTTGCTGCAATATCTTTCCTTATTAAAGGCTTCATACGTTCAATTCTAGCATCGATCGTATTATCGAATGTCATGGTACCATCTTTTGATTTTACTTTAATTCCTCCAAGACAATCAATTGTCTCAGATGATAGTTCAGCACCAGAGAATTGAGATAATGCAGACTGAACAATATCTCTATCTTTTGCATTTGTAGAAATTGAAATTTCTGATGTACCTAAAGTTTGAATTGATTCTTCAATCAAAGTCTTAATGAGATTTGAATAATCGCCACTGCGATCAGCATTTGCAATTTGGTCTAATGCTGTAGAAAATACTCTATCAACTGCTTCCTCTAATGCCATAAGTTGTTTATTTCTGGCTTCAATATCAGAACTTCCTGTGATCTGTTTTTCAATCTTATCAGCCTCTTTTTTGCCATCTGAAATGATTTTATCGTATTCACTTTCCAATTTAGGAATAGCATCATCTAGATTTTGTTGCGATTCTTCTAAGCCGGATTTGATATTAGACAAAATATCTTGTTCAGTATTTTTTAAAATTTTATCAATTGTACTTTCTAATGCAGAATTAGATACCAATGGGTGCAGTTGACCCATAATGGATTTTAATGTTTGGGAAGCAAATCAGAAAGATATTAAACTCAATGAAAGTACCCAAAATTTGTCTTGGGAACAGCCGATCTAAAATTAGGAACCGTAATTTTACCAAGAAGTGAGTCTCCTAGAGCAATTTCAAGATTAACTGAGTTTGAGTGGTATCACAAAATTGATTCTGCCAGTGATTTGGTTACGCCTGAAATTGATGATTTGCTACTAAAAGCACAGCAAACATACCAATCTATTGATGACGTCATCAAAGGAATGGGAATTCCTCTTGAAGTAGGAATTATGGAGATTTTGTTCAAAGGAACTGTGATCAAGAAAAAAGACTATGAGATTAATGAAATTGAAGATATGGTTGAACAACTACAAAAAGAAGCTCCATCTATCATTGATAAGCCAGCAAAACTGCTAGGAGAGGCAGCAACAGCTAAAGTTTCCATTGAAGAATACAAAGCTCTCAAAGATACCTTAGAAGTAATCAAAAAGATGAAGATTGATATTTCCGGATTTGGTTTGATGAGACACTTTTTTACAAATCTCTTTGTGATAAACTCTGCAGACTTTGATGAGATCAATCGCTCATTGGAAGGCATTACAGTTTACAAGTATGATTTAGAGAATAAAGAAAAAGCAGCAATATTAGTAATTTCAGACATAACAGATGCTGAGAAAGTTCTCAAAGTTTTACGAAGTTTCAATTCCAACACATTTAAAATTCCAGAAGGATTTCCTCAAATTCCTAGCGAGGCATATGCGCTAGCAGAATCAAAAATCAAAGAACTAGAAACAAAACAAGCTTCAATTAAAAAAGAATTAGGAAAAATTACAAAGAAAATTAGACGAGACATTCTATCACTTCACGAAAAAGCACAAATTGCAAAAGATGTTCTTGAGACTTTAAGAAAGCCTGGAGGAACAAAAAACTTTGCAGTAATTCAAGGCTTTATTCCAAAGAAGATGGAAGCAAAATTCACAGAGTCAACTAAACAATGGATGTCAGTTGTTGAAGACATTACAGATCCTAAACTAAAAGAAGAGATTCCAACCTTATTTGACAATAAACGATTTGTTAGAACATTTGAAGTAATTACAAAGAGTCAAGGCATTCCAAAGGCTGGAGAGCCAGATCCTACTCCTATGATTGCTCTAATGTGGCCAATTTTCTACGGATTAATGTTTGCAGATATGGGTCATGGATTGTTACTCATGGCATTAGGTTTACTTTTCAAGTTTAAGGGACAAGGTGAACTATCAAAATGGGGAATGCTCATTGCAATCTCTGGGGCCTCAGCAGCAATTGCGGGTGTGGCGGCAGGAGAGGCGTTTGGTTTCCATCTTGATCACATGGGTCCGTTTGAAGGATTGTTAGAAGAAGGCGGAGCATTGCATTCAGTTAGTTGGATAGTTGGAATTCTTAGTGTTGCAGAATTAACATTTGATCAAGTAATCAATATTCTCAAAG comes from the Candidatus Nitrosopumilus sediminis genome and includes:
- a CDS encoding LON peptidase substrate-binding domain-containing protein; the protein is MTETKIIPIFPLDLVLFPRQELPLRIFEPRYKQLVDDCMLGDGQFGVCLIDENNSINGWNSPKLIGTIAKISKCEDVELDGLQLHIETIGRNSFKIKRIIPPSITQPENYDPLSVEGHQEISELHEKIGTEEKMYIQAEVEMIPEIDENISLEKWEHLVEMWKKKIIKQALPQVVDSHSLDHVLEQYYLNTDTPTIDYIYSLSALGAKDPNDLQPILEATSMDELIKRVEKLLTVQ
- the pyrB gene encoding aspartate carbamoyltransferase; its protein translation is MNEFYQKDIISIKDYTKEQLETIFTSTDKILNLSPFDRREICKGKTLGYLFYEPSTRTRLSFDSAMASIGGNSLGISDITSSSTQKGESLADTVRIMSIYSDILVLRHPLDGSSRFAAEISDKPVINAGSGTEEHPTQAIQDLFTIKKEKKKIDGLKIGIVGDLKYGRTVYSLLHGLGNYDVDVRLISPESLRIRSDSTYEIKKRLDLTETTDIEEHLDDLDVLYVTRIQKERFPDEEEYLKVKGSYVVGLDMLKRMKDDAIILHPLPRIDEISADVDKTKNAKYFEQAEYGKYTRSALLGMIINENGF
- the pyrI gene encoding aspartate carbamoyltransferase regulatory subunit; the protein is MEQSDLMVRRIKEGTVIDHIDEGKGLQVLNALRINGEDGSLITIALNVPSGKFKKKDIIKVENKFLKDDDTNKLAVIAPKATINMIKEYKLVEKRRVALPNEIDRIFRCSNPDCITNSTEYIESVMDVIDKEGRVLKCRYCARVLDVNKLKYN
- a CDS encoding ATP synthase subunit C yields the protein MLLLAASAISILGSTGVAFAAEDGASGGDSMKLLGAGLAFGIAAGGAGIGLGQVGAAGLAVISENPALQSKVFIFVGMVESIAIYGIVMMFIILGQ
- a CDS encoding V-type ATP synthase subunit D produces the protein MSFGQNVAATKIELFKYKKSSQIATMVQQILDDKRKVLLKNIEEMIQEASKARGGIWDPLQDIYKSVNEAYLALGTNTVDSVAESTPPVMEVDVHVRRVVDVKIPALTVTEKDTKSMPYGFADTNSSIDRAAKQIKELMPKICKAAEYENSIFSLAKALEKTQKLLNALENVIIPQYKDNIRFILSTLEEREREEFAKLKKVKEKMESGK
- a CDS encoding V-type ATP synthase subunit B — protein: MTTEGGVQYSKIAEIKGPLVVVDDVENAAFDELVEIETTEGEKRLGKVLEVGNGKAIVQVFEGTTGLSISGTSAKFVGKVMEMPVSKEVLGRVFDGLGRPKDGLPDPIADKFVDINGEPMNPEQREYPKDFIQTGVSVIDGLMTLVRGQKLPIFSGSGMSHNLLAAQIARQASVVGTQDDFAVVFAAIGVQYSEAEYFRRSLEESGALKRSVLFLNTADDPAIERIITPRVALTVAEYLAFELGMHVLVVITDMTNYAEALREISAAREEVPGRKGYPGYLYTDLSTLYERAGKLNGRKGSVTQVPILSMPSDDITHPIPDLTGYITEGQIVVGRDLFRQGVYPPINILMSLSRLMKDGIGEGSTREDHSEVSNQVYDAYSRAQEVRALAGIVGKAGLTEIDLKYLEVGDTFEKEFLTQATDENRTIEETLTLMWKIVSKLPKNEITKIKDKYVEQYYKEE
- a CDS encoding V-type ATP synthase subunit A: MAAQGRIVWVSGPAVRADGMSDAKMYETVTVGNSKLVGEVIRLTGDVAFIQVYESTSGLKPGEPVVGTGNPLSVLLGPGIIGQLYDGIQRPLRELSKASGSFIGRGITTSAVDMTKKYHFVPTVNNGDEVSAGNIIGTVQETDLIEHSIMLPPDHAGGKISNIVSEGDYDLETVLATTEKDGQSIQVKMYHRWPVRKPRPYNKRYDPTVPLLTGQRVIDTFFPIAKGGTGSIPGAFGTGKTVTLHQIAKWADSQVVVYIGCGERGNEMTEVLVEFPHLKDPRSGKPLMDRTVLVANTSNMPVAAREASIYTGVTIAEYYRDMGKDVVLVADSTSRWAESLREMSGRLEEMPAEEGYPSYLASRLAEFYERAGRVQATGSPERDGSVTLIGAVSPSGGDFTEPVTTHTMRFIKTFWALDAKLAYSRHYPSINWMNSYSGYLADIAKWWSENISEDWFSIRSETYGVLQREDTLKEIVRLLGPEALPDEEKLILEVARMVKIALLQQNSFDDVDTYCSPEKQFKLMKLCVDFYKKGQQALKEGASLSDIRELGVVSSLLKARMDVKDDEMPKLDQLDKDMQEQFKSISGVKVSN
- a CDS encoding V-type ATP synthase subunit E — its product is MGQLHPLVSNSALESTIDKILKNTEQDILSNIKSGLEESQQNLDDAIPKLESEYDKIISDGKKEADKIEKQITGSSDIEARNKQLMALEEAVDRVFSTALDQIANADRSGDYSNLIKTLIEESIQTLGTSEISISTNAKDRDIVQSALSQFSGAELSSETIDCLGGIKVKSKDGTMTFDNTIDARIERMKPLIRKDIAAKFGVGN
- a CDS encoding V-type ATP synthase subunit I; the protein is MGTADLKLGTVILPRSESPRAISRLTEFEWYHKIDSASDLVTPEIDDLLLKAQQTYQSIDDVIKGMGIPLEVGIMEILFKGTVIKKKDYEINEIEDMVEQLQKEAPSIIDKPAKLLGEAATAKVSIEEYKALKDTLEVIKKMKIDISGFGLMRHFFTNLFVINSADFDEINRSLEGITVYKYDLENKEKAAILVISDITDAEKVLKVLRSFNSNTFKIPEGFPQIPSEAYALAESKIKELETKQASIKKELGKITKKIRRDILSLHEKAQIAKDVLETLRKPGGTKNFAVIQGFIPKKMEAKFTESTKQWMSVVEDITDPKLKEEIPTLFDNKRFVRTFEVITKSQGIPKAGEPDPTPMIALMWPIFYGLMFADMGHGLLLMALGLLFKFKGQGELSKWGMLIAISGASAAIAGVAAGEAFGFHLDHMGPFEGLLEEGGALHSVSWIVGILSVAELTFDQVINILKVSLFIGIVHLVWAMTLRVIRLLKEGHKMVVFTEAIPNITLYGGIVVIMMCAIGSQYDVMNMYSKVHTEAVPWVTMFLGDWAEVWIITRISVIIVIASMVIMMVGGVMHAKKHPEDGADPASVIMEVLLGKTVESLAHTISYARLGIMLLVHAALLMTVNNAFSSLGGAESGGAMAMIIGGNLGIMMIEGLIVYIQSLRLHLYEFFTKWYVGGAQPFRQIRPELIYNQFIWKKK